The genomic region CCGAACCGTGGACATTTCAAAAGGGACGATCTTCTGTCTTGTACAGCATATCGAGGCACAGTTTGAAATCATTCACCAATGGCTGAAGAAAAGGAACTATCTGAAAGATGTTTCGGACAGGGTTGAGATGGCAAAAGATCTTGCTTATGTTCTTGGCGAAATAAATATGATACATCCATTTAGAGAAGGAAACGGAAGAGCCCAAAGGCTATATATTGAACAATTATGCGAGAATAACGGAAGGTTTGAAGTGAATTTTTCTTTTGCTACACAAGAGGAAATGCTTAAAGCCAGTGTGGATGCCAGTGTGTGTAATTATGAGGCTATGGAGGCGCTTTTCTTGAAGTGTCTTATTGAAAGGAATTAACGATGGCTTTTACAAAAGAATCCGACTTTGAAAATGCTCTGATAAAAATGCTGACAGAGTCCTGCGGTTGGGAAAAGGAAATTCTGCAATACAAAACAGAAAAAGATCTTTTGCAAAACTGGGCAAATATCTTATTTGAAAACAACCGCAGTATTGACCGCCTGAATAATTATCCTCTTACAGACGGCGAAATGCAGCAGATCATTGAGCAAATAAAAACTTTGCGCACGCCGCTGAAACTGAACGGTTTCATCAACGGAAAA from Synergistes jonesii harbors:
- a CDS encoding Fic/DOC family protein, translating into MKDIDYSYEYKDDDNKYCYPGTNVLKNKLSIKDSEMLYNAEREFSMARYAALQVKPINGDFSLKHLREIHKYLFQDVYDWAGVLRTVDISKGTIFCLVQHIEAQFEIIHQWLKKRNYLKDVSDRVEMAKDLAYVLGEINMIHPFREGNGRAQRLYIEQLCENNGRFEVNFSFATQEEMLKASVDASVCNYEAMEALFLKCLIERN